The Fundulus heteroclitus isolate FHET01 chromosome 13, MU-UCD_Fhet_4.1, whole genome shotgun sequence genome contains a region encoding:
- the eppk1 gene encoding epiplakin isoform X2, giving the protein MESISQNSEVKENGYNVHEPVAGIFLEKTGEKITIYQAMKKRLLKPGTALALLEAQAATVGIIDPIGNRILPVADAVKEGVVGSEMREKLLTAEKAISGYMDPYTNQIISVYQAMQKDLVPRDYGLRLLEAQIATKGIFDPVEKTSISTEAAIQKGLYEKGLISNQMSELKVFYNPSTQENLNYQSLLETCTVAPDTGLLLLPVCIAFKGLRKGISSSELFESKIIDKETYEDLQTGKTTAQDVMLMETVKEYLEGKGSIAGIADLSTNQRMSIYQAMTQGILMPGTALILLEAQAATGFMIDPVQNKKYTVDEAIKHKLVGPEFHLKLLSAERAVTGYKDPYSGETVSLFQAMSKDLIVKEHGIRLLEAQIATGGIIDPINSHRLPTQVAFKRGYFDAGLNKILEDEGDDTKGFFDPNTKDNLTYLQLIERCVTDPGTGLCLLPLQDKSGTLNSSFIDYKTKNVFKTEKVKVTCGKYMGMTVSLWELLMSEYFDEHQRQDIVQKHREGKLSISAIITMVLKTIETSVKTTKTLFEGIRETVTAKQLVEAEIISEEVLEDLEKGKKSVKDVIEDENVNIYLQGKDSIAGILLPDSQIMTIYQARQKGKLMPGTALVLLEAQAATGFIVDPIGNRRFSVDDAVKAKIVGPDLCQKLRSAERAVTGYKDPYDGKIISLFQAMQKDLILQDHGIRLLEAQIATGGIIDPVNSHRIPVHVAYKRGYFNEEMNQILSDPSDDTKGFFDPNTQENLTYLQLMARCVKDPSTGLCLLPLKSKSSKRIVDDNMKEIFQRTTIAVRYGRLKGNTTLWEAINSEYLSEDKRQEFLKLFRSRKITIEQLTVLIIEIIESKEIKQQAELSFKGLRGEVSVVDLLDLEIVDKKTYKSLIDGNMSNTDVMKMDGVRAYLQGTSCVAGLILQPSNKKLSIYEGQQRGILTPGTALCLLEAQAATGFIVDPLKNQKLTVEEALREKVIGPQTYEKLLSAERAVTGYKDPYTGQKISLFQALKKDLIVKQHGIRLLEAQIATGGIIDPVKGLHLPLEVAYRKGYFDAELNQILIDPTDDTKGFFDPVTQENLTYMEMLNRCVKDRDTGLLLLPLNDTPKTTTKTDKTYTEVEIRQEFQKTFVSVSVGRFSGKSVSLWDLIHSCYFTEDQQLEFIEKVKLRQINTQTIITLVLSTIEKLENETPKVTMGLRKEVSAQQLLDSDIIDLATFKKVKEGKLNFDELSKNGSVTRYLRGTESIAGIKIYPKQNVMSIYEAKQEALLTPGIALVLLKAQAATGWVTDPVNNKFYSVDEAAKEKVIGPDVHEQLLSAERAVTGYKDPYTGSNISLFEAMKETLIERTEGLQLLDTQMATGGIIDPNQSHRLPPHVAIKKGYLDEETHKILLNPSDDAKGFFDPNTNENLSYLQLMTRCERDSKTGLLLLPLHNEESRVFHTHEQVELAFKNKTISLNVGKFKNKEVTVWEVLLSEYISKEKREQLIEQYKTGALKLEEIIEILKVNITELSTKERKFKGLRKQVSASELFESKIISKELFTEIIQGKVSEDNVSEMESIQKYLGATNCIAGVRVESTKKVMSIYEAKSRGLLTPGTSLVLLEAQAATGFVIDPVNNKKLSVEEAVAQGVVGTEWKKKLLSAERAVTGYKDPYTGNTISLFQALKKDLIVKDHGIRLLEAQIATGGIIDPVHSHRVPVQVAYQRGYFDEEMNQILSDPDDDTKGFFDPNTKDNLTYLQLIERCVKDPVTDLNLLSIVKKGEFYFFVDEATKLMLKSTTTTKAGGKYKGTTVSLWDLLYSKYITEEKRRDLVKQFKAGTLTIERFLEIVLTIIQQQTTTTTVTTTTITKTTEDKTVKGIRKDVTISELVASEIIDQKLLNDISAGNVTVAEVSEMDSVRKYLEGTNSIAGVYIQSTKETLSIYQAKSRGLLTPGTSLVLLEAQAATGFVIDPVNNKKLSVEQAVAEKLVGTEWKDKLLSAERAVTGYKDPYTGNTISLFQALKKDLIVKDHGIRLLEAQIATGGIIDPVHSHRVPVQVAYQRGYFDEEMNQILSDPDDDTKGFFDPNTKENLTYLQLIERCITDPVTGLSLLVIVKKGEFYFFVDEATKLMLKSTTTTKAGGKYKGTTVSLWDLLYSKYITEEKRRDLVQQFKAGTLTIERFLEIVLTIIQQQTTTTTVTTTTITKTTEDKTVKGIRKDVTISELVASEIIDQKLLNDISAGNVTVAEVSKMDSVRKYLEGTNSIAGVYIQSTKETLSIYQAKSRGLLTPGTSLVLLEAQAATGFVIDPVNNKKLSVEQAVAEKLVGTEWKDKLLSAERAVTGYKDPYTGNTISLFQALKKDLIVKDHGIRLLEAQIATGGIIDPVHSHRVPVQVAYQRGYFDEEMNQILSDPDDDTKGFFDPNTKENLTYLQLIERCITDPVTGLSLLVIVKKGEFYFFVDEATKLMLKSTTTTKAGGKYKGTTVSLWDLLYSKYITEEKRRDLVQQFKAGTLTIERFLEIVLTIIQQQTTTTTVTTTTITKTTEDKTVKGIRKDVTISELVESKIIDEKLLNDISAGNVTVAEVSKMDSVRKYLEGTNSIAGVYIQSTKETLSIYQAKSRGLLTPGTSLVLLEAQAATGFVIDPVNNKKLSVEQAVAEKLVGTEWKDKLLSAERAVTGYKDPYTENTISLFQALKKDLIVKDHGIRLLEAQIATGGIIDPVHSHRVPVQVAYQRGYFDEEMNQILSDPDDDTKGFFDPNTKENLTYLQLIERCITDPVTGLSLLVIVKKGEFYFFVDENTKLMLKSTTTTKAEGKYKGTTVSLWDLLYSKYITEEKRRDLVQQFKAGTLTIERFLEIVLTIIQQQTTTTTVTTTTITKTTEDKTVKGIRKDVTISELVASEIIDQKLLNDISAGNVTVDEVSKMDSVRKYLEGTNSIAGVYIQSTKETLSIYQAKSRGLLTPGTSLVLLEAQAATGFVIDPVNNKKLSVEQAVAEKLVGTEWKDKLLSAERAVTGYKDPYTENTISLFQALKKDLIVKDHGIRLLEAQIATGGIIDPVHSHRVPVQVAYQRGYFDEEMNQILSDPDDDTKGFFDPNTKENLTYLQLIERCITDPVTGLSLLSLAK; this is encoded by the exons ATGGAGTCCATCAGTCAGAACTCTGAAGTAAAGGAAAATGGATACAATGTCCATGAACCTGTTGCAGGCATATTTCTGGAGAAGACAGGGGAGAAGATTACAATTTATCAGGCAATGAAAAAGCGTTTGCTTAAACCAGGAACGGCATTAGCGTTGCTTGAAGCACAAGCTGCCACAGTGGGCATCATAGATCCAATAGGCAATCGTATACTTCCTGTTGCAGACGCTGTTAAAGAGGGAGTAGTTGGTTCAGAAATGAGGGAGAAACTCCTTACCGCAGAGAAAGCCATTAGTGGGTACATGGACCCCTACACCAATCAAATTATATCTGTGTACCAGGCTATGCAAAAGGATTTAGTTCCCAGAGATTATGGTTTGAGACTACTGGAAGCACAGATAGCCACCAAGGGTATATTTGACCCAGTAGAGAAGACAAGCATCTCAACTGAGGCTGCGATCCAAAAAGGCCTTTATGAAAAGGGTTTGATCAGTAACCAGATGTCAGAGCTGAAAGTGTTTTACAATCCAAGCACGCAAGAAAATCTCAACTACCAAAGCCTTCTGGAAACATGCACTGTGGCGCCAGACACCGGCTTGTTGCTACTTCCTGTCTGCATTGCCTTCAAGGGTTTGCGCAAAGGCATTTCCTCCAGTGAACTGTTTGAGTCAAAGATCATTGACAAAGAAACGTATGAAGACTTGCAAACGGGGAAGACCACAGCGCAGGATGTGATGTTGATGGAAACTGTGAAAGAATACCTGGAAGGCAAAGGCAGTATAGCAGGCATTGCTGATCTCTCGACCAATCAGAGAATGAGTATTTATCAAGCCATGACTCAAGGAATACTGATGCCAGGTACAGCTCTTATTCTGCTGGAAGCACAGGCAGCTACTGGGTTTATGATTGATCCtgtgcaaaacaaaaagtaCACAGTGGATGAAGCTATTAAGCATAAACTTGTTGGCCCAGAATTTCACTTAAAGCTGCTTTCTGCTGAGCGAGCGGTGACTGGATACAAAGATCCATATTCAGGGGAGACTGTATCCCTGTTTCAAGCAATGTCAAAAGACCTCATCGTCAAGGAACATGGGATCCGGCTACTGGAAGCACAAATTGCTACAGGTGGAATAATCGATCCAATCAACAGCCACAGGCTTCCCACACAAGTGGCCTTCAAGAGAGGCTATTTTGATGCAGGATTAAATAAGATACTTGAAGATGAAGGAGATGATACAAAAGGATTTTTTGACCCAAACACAAAAGACAATCTAACATACCTTCAGCTGATCGAAAGGTGCGTCACCGATCCTGGCACTGGGTTGTGCCTTCTTCCTCTACAAGACAAATCAGGCACATTGAATTCCAGCTTTATTgactacaaaacaaaaaatgtcttcaaaacTGAGAAAGTCAAAGTGACATGTGGGAAGTACATGGGAATGACAGTATCTCTGTGGGAACTACTAATGTCAGAGTACTTCGATGAACACCAGAGGCAAGATATAGTTCAGAAACACAGGGAAGGGAAATTAAGTATCAGTGCCATCATTACGATGGTTTTAAAAACCATAGAAACATctgtgaaaacaacaaaaaccttATTTGAGGGCATTAGAGAAACTGTCACTGCCAAGCAGCTTGTTGAAGCAGAAATCATCAGTGAGGAAGTGCTGGAGGATctggaaaaggggaaaaagtcAGTAAAGGATGTAATAGAggatgaaaatgtaaacatttacttgCAGGGAAAAGACAGCATTGCAGGTATTCTGCTTCCAGATTCCCAAATTATGACCATCTACCAAGCAAGACAAAAAGGAAAGCTGATGCCAGGAACTGctctggttctactggaggcTCAGGCAGCGACTGGTTTCATTGTTGACCCTATTGGAAACAGGAGGTTTTCAGTGGATGATGCTGTCAAAGCCAAAATTGTGGGACCTGATCTCTGTCAGAAGCTGCGTTCAGCAGAGAGAGCGGTCACTGGGTATAAAGATCCATATGACGGCAAAATAATCTCCTTGTTCCAAGCAATGCAAAAGGACCTGATCCTGCAAGACCATGGAATTCGGCTTCTGGAGGCACAGATTGCCACCGGCGGTATCATTGACCCAGTGAACAGCCATCGCATCCCCGTCCATGTGGCGTATAAGAGGGGTTACTTCAATGAGGAGATGAATCAGATTTTGAGTGATCCAAGTGATGACACCAAGGGTTTCTTTGACCCCAACACCCAAGAGAACCTGACATACTTGCAGCTCATGGCCAGGTGTGTGAAAGATCCCAGTACAGGGCTGTGCCTCTTGCCTCTGAAAAGCAAGAGCAGCAAAAGAATTGTTGACGACAACATGAAGGAAATTTTCCAAAGGACAACAATTGCTGTAAGGTACGGCAGATTAAAGGGCAACACCACTCTATGGGAAGCAATTAATTCAGAATATCTGTCTGAGGACAAACGACAGgagtttttaaaacttttcagGTCCCGGAAAATCACCATAGAGCAGCTGACAGTGCTCATTATAGAGATCATTGAGAGCAAGGAGATAAAGCAGCAAGCAGAGCTGAGCTTTAAAGGTCTCAGAGGAGAGGTCTCTGTTGTGGATCTTTTGGATCTTGAAATTGTggataaaaaaacatacaaaagttTAATTGATGGTAACATGTCAAATACTGATGTAATGAAAATGGACGGTGTCAGAGCCTACCTACAAGGGACAAGCTGTGTAGCAGGACTGATCCTGCAACCCTCCAATAAGAAGCTAAGCATCTATGAGGGCCAGCAAAGGGGCATCCTCACTCCAGGAACTGCCCTTTGTCTCCTTGAAGCACAGGCAGCTACAGGATTCATTGTAGATCCTCTAAAAAACCAAAAACTTACAGTGGAAGAAGCACTAAGAGAAAAGGTCATTGGTCCACAAACGTACGAAAAGCTTTTGTCAGCAGAGAGGGCTGTTACCGGTTACAAAGACCCATACACAGGTCAAAAGATCTCGCTATTCCAAGCCTTGAAAAAGGACCTTATTGTCAAGCAGCATGGTATTCGTCTACTAGAAGCCCAGATTGCCACTGGTGGCATCATTGATCCAGTGAAGGGCCTTCATCTGCCTCTAGAGGTTGCATACAGAAAAGGCTATTTTGATGCAGAACTCAATCAAATCTTAATAGACCCCACTGATGACACAAAGGGCTTTTTCGACCCAGTGACTCAAGAAAACCTGACATACATGGAAATGTTGAACAGATGTGTGAAAGACAGAGATACTGGACTCCTCCTCTTGCCGCTGAATGACACACCAAAGAcgacaacaaaaacagacaaaacataCACTGAAGTGGAAATAAGGCAAGAGTTTCAAAAGACATTTGTAAGCGTAAGTGTGGGACGGTTTTCAGGAAAATCCGTTTCTCTCTGGGACCTGATTCACTCGTGTTACTTCACTGAAGATCAGCAACTGGAATTCATTGAAAAAGTCAAACTAAGGCAGATCAACACCCAAACAATAATAACATTGGTGCTTTCTACAATTGAGAAACTGGAAAATGAAACCCCCAAAGTGACAATGGGCCTGAGAAAGGAAGTATCTGCGCAACAACTACTGGATTCTGATATCATTGACTTAGCCACATTCAAAAAGGTTAAAGAAGGAAAACTCAATTTTGATGAATTAAGCAAAAATGGGTCTGTTACAAGATACCTAAGGGGAACTGAAAGCATAGCTGGAATCAAAATATatccaaaacaaaatgttatgaGCATTTATGAAGCGAAACAGGAAGCTCTTTTGACTCCCGGCATTGCCCTGGTACTGCTTAAAGCACAGGCTGCTACAGGATGGGTGACTGATCCTGTGAACAATAAGTTCTATTCAGTCGATGAAGCTGCAAAAGAGAAGGTAATTGGACCAGATGTCCATGAACAACTGCTTTCAGCCGAGCGTGCTGTCACTGGCTATAAAGATCCTTACACAGGTAGCAATATATCCCTGTTTGAAGCAATGAAAGAAACACTGATTGAAAGAACTGAAGGTCTCCAGCTTCTTGACACACAGATGGCAACTGGAGGAATTATTGACCCAAATCAAAGCCACAGGCTACCTCCTCATGTTGCTATTAAAAAAGGATACCTTGATGAAGAAACTCACAAAATCCTGTTAAACCCAAGTGATGATGCAAAAGGTTTCTTTGACCCTAATACCAATGAAAATTTGTCCTACCTGCAGCTGATGACTCGATGTGAAAGAGATTCAAAAACCGGGCTACTTCTTCTGCCACTGCACAACGAGGAGTCCAGGGTGTTTCACACACATGAGCAGGTGGAGCTTGCCTTCAAGAACAAAACTATTTCCCTGAATGTGGGAAAATTTAAGAACAAGGAAGTAACCGTGTGGGAGGTGTTACTTTCTGAATACATCTcaaaagagaagagagagcagCTGATAGAACAGTACAAAACAGGAGCTTTGAAATTAGAGGAAATAATTGAAATCCTCAAAGTTAACATCACAGAGTTATCtacgaaagaaagaaaatttaaaGGATTAAGAAAACAAGTCTCAGCAAGTGAGTTGTTTGAGTCAAAGATTATCTCAAAAGAACTTTTCACCGAAATTATACAAGGAAAAGTGAGTGAGGACAATGTGTCGGAAATGGAGTCAATTCAGAAGTACCTTGGAGCTACAAACTGTATAGCAGGTGTAAGGGTTGAATCTACAAAGAAAGTTATGAGCATTTACGAAGCTAAAAGCCGAGGTCTGCTTACTCCAGGAACTTCTCTGGTCCTACTGGAAGCCCAAGCTGCCACTGGCTTTGTCATTGACCCCGTAAACAACAAGAAACTTTCTGTAGAGGAAGCTGTTGCTCAAGGAGTGGTCGGCacagagtggaagaaaaaactcCTTTCAGCAGAAAGAGCAGTTACAGGATACAAAGATCCATACACAGGAAATACAATTTCATTGTTCCAGGCCTTGAAGAAAGATCTAATTGTGAAGGACCATGGAATCCGTCTACTTGAAGCGCAAATTGCTACCGGAGGAATAATTGATCCAGTCCACAGTCACAGAGTGCCAGTCCAGGTGGCATACCAAAGAGGTTACTTTGATGAGGAGATGAACCAGATTTTATCTGACCCAGATGACGACACCAAGGGATTCTTTGACCCCAACACTAAAGACAACCTTACATACCTGCAGCTGATTGAAAGGTGTGTAAAAGATCCAGTTACAGACCTAAACCTACTGTCGATAGTAAAAAAAGGAGAGTTCTACTTCTTTGTTGATGAGGCCACAAAGCTCATGCTGAAGTCTACAACAACAACCAAAGCTGGAGGGAAATACAAAGGGACCACAGTTTCTCTATGGGATTTGCTATACTCCAAATACATcactgaggaaaagaggagagaCCTTGTCAAACAGTTCAAAGCTGGAACTCTCACCATTGAACGCTTTTTGGAAATCGTCTTGACCATCATTCAGCAGCAAACCACAACAACCActgtcaccaccaccaccatcacaaAGACAACTGAAGACAAAACAGTTAAAGGTATTAGAAAGGATGTCACTATATCTGAGCTAGTTGCATCAGAAATCATTGATCAGAAACTCTTGAATGATATTAGTGCTGGAAATGTCACAGTGgctgaagtcagtgaaatggaCTCAGTACGTAAATACCTTGAAGGGACCAACAGCATTGCAGGAGTGTACATCCAGTCCACAAAGGAGACGCTGAGTATCTATCAAGCAAAAAGCAGAGGTTTACTGACTCCTGGTAcctctctggttctgctggaagccCAAGCTGCCACTGGCTTTGTCATTGACCCCGTAAACAACAAGAAACTTTCTGTAGAGCAAGCAGTAGCTGAGAAACTGGTCGGCACAGAGTGGAAAGACAAACTCCTTTCAGCAGAAAGAGCAGTTACAGGATACAAAGATCCCTACACCGGAAACACAATTTCATTGTTCCAGGCCTTGAAGAAAGATCTAATTGTGAAGGACCATGGAATCCGTCTACTTGAAGCGCAAATTGCTACCGGAGGAATAATTGATCCAGTCCACAGTCATAGAGTGCCAGTCCAGGTGGCATACCAAAGAGGTTACTTTGATGAGGAGATGAACCAGATTTTATCTGACCCAGATGATGACACCAAGGGATTCTTTGACCCCAACACCAAGGAGAACCTTACCTACCTGCAGCTGATTGAAAGGTGCATTACAGATCCTGTCACAGGTCTCAGTTTGTTGGTCATTGTGAAGAAAGGAGAGTTCTACTTCTTTGTTGATGAGGCCACAAAGCTCATGCTGAAGTCTACAACAACAACCAAAGCTGGAGGGAAATACAAAGGGACCACAGTTTCTCTGTGGGATTTGCTATACTCCAAATACATcactgaggaaaagaggagagaCCTTGTCCAACAGTTCAAAGCTGGAACTCTCACCATTGAACGCTTTTTGGAAATCGTCTTGACCATCATTCAGCAGCAAACCACAACAACCActgtcaccaccaccaccatcacaaAGACAACTGAAGACAAAACAGTCAAGGGTATTAGAAAGGATGTCACTATATCTGAGCTAGTTGCATCAGAAATCATTGACCAGAAACTCTTGAATGATATTAGTGCTGGAAATGTCACAGTGGCTGAAGTCAGTAAAATGGACTCAGTACGTAAATACCTTGAAGGGACCAACAGTATTGCAGGAGTGTACATCCAGTCCACAAAGGAGACGCTGAGTATCTATCAAGCAAAAAGCAGAGGTTTACTGACTCCTGGTAcctctctggttctgctggaagccCAAGCTGCCACTGGCTTTGTCATTGACCCCGTAAACAACAAGAAACTTTCTGTAGAGCAAGCAGTAGCTGAGAAACTGGTCGGCACAGAGTGGAAAGACAAACTCCTTTCAGCAGAAAGAGCAGTTACAGGATACAAAGATCCCTACACCGGAAACACAATTTCATTGTTCCAGGCCTTGAAGAAAGATCTAATTGTGAAGGACCATGGAATCCGTCTACTTGAAGCGCAAATTGCTACCGGAGGAATAATTGATCCAGTCCACAGTCATAGAGTGCCAGTCCAGGTGGCATACCAAAGAGGTTACTTTGATGAGGAGATGAACCAGATTTTATCTGACCCAGATGATGACACCAAGGGATTCTTTGACCCCAACACCAAGGAGAACCTTACCTACCTGCAGCTGATTGAAAGGTGCATTACAGATCCTGTCACAGGTCTCAGTTTGTTGGTCATTGTGAAGAAAGGAGAGTTCTACTTCTTTGTTGATGAGGCCACAAAGCTCATGCTGAAGTCTACAACAACAACCAAAGCTGGAGGGAAATACAAAGGGACCACAGTTTCTCTGTGGGATTTGCTATACTCCAAATACATcactgaggaaaagaggagagaCCTTGTCCAACAGTTCAAAGCTGGAACTCTCACCATTGAACGCTTTTTGGAAATCGTCTTGACCATCATTCAGCAGCAAACCACAACAACCActgtcaccaccaccaccatcacaaAGACAACTGAAGACAAAACAGTCAAGGGTATTAGAAAGGATGTCACTATATCTGAGCTAGTTGAATCAAAAATCATTGATGAAAAACTCTTGAATGATATTAGTGCTGGAAATGTCACAGTGGCTGAAGTCAGTAAAATGGACTCAGTACGTAAATACCTTGAAGGGACCAACAGTATTGCAGGAGTGTACATCCAGTCCACAAAGGAGACGCTGAGTATCTATCAAGCAAAAAGCCGAGGTCTACTGACTCCTGGTAcctctctggttctgctggaagccCAAGCTGCCACTGGCTTTGTCATTGACCCCGTAAACAACAAGAAACTTTCTGTAGAGCAAGCAGTAGCTGAGAAACTGGTCGGCACAGAGTGGAAAGACAAACTCCTTTCAGCAGAAAGAGCAGTTACAGGATACAAAGATCCCTACACCGAAAACACAATTTCATTGTTCCAGGCCTTGAAGAAAGATCTAATTGTGAAGGACCATGGAATCCGTCTCCTTGAAGCGCAAATTGCTACCGGAGGAATAATTGATCCAGTCCACAGTCACAGAGTGCCAGTCCAGGTGGCATACCAAAGAGGTTACTTTGATGAGGAGATGAACCAGATTTTATCTGACCCAGATGATGACACCAAGGGATTCTTTGACCCCAACACCAAGGAGAACCTTACCTACCTGCAGCTGATTGAAAGGTGCATTACAGATCCTGTCACAGGTCTCAGTTTACTGGTCATTGTGAAGAAAGGAGAGTTCTACTTCTTTGTTGATGAGAACACAAAACTCATGCTGAAGTCTACAACAACAACCAAAGCTGAAGGGAAATACAAAGGGACCACAGTTTCTCTATGGGATTTGCTATACTCCAAATACATcactgaggaaaagaggagagaCCTTGTCCAACAGTTCAAAGCTGGAACTCTCACCATTGAACGCTTTTTGGAAATCGTCTTGACCATCATTCAGCAGCAAACCACAACAACCActgtcaccaccaccaccatcacaaAGACAACTGAAGACAAAACAGTAAAGGGCATTAGAAAGGATGTCACTATATCTGAGCTAGTTGCATCAGAAATCATTGACCAGAAACTCTTGAATGATATTAGTGCTGGAAATGTCACAGTGGATGAAGTCAGTAAAATGGACTCAGTACGTAAATACCTTGAAGGGACCAACAGCATTGCAGGAGTGTACATCCAGTCCACAAAGGAGACGCTGAGTATCTATCAAGCAAAAAGCCGAGGTTTACTGACTCCTGGTAcctctctggttctgctggaagccCAAGCTGCCACTGGCTTTGTCATTGACCCCGTAAACAACAAGAAACTTTCTGTAGAGCAAGCAGTAGCTGAGAAACTGGTCGGCACAGAGTGGAAAGACAAACTCCTTTCAGCAGAAAGAGCAGTTACAGGATACAAAGATCCCTACACCGAAAACACAATTTCATTGTTCCAGGCCTTGAAGAAAGATCTAATTGTGAAGGACCATGGAATCCGTCTACTTGAAGCGCAAATTGCTACCGGAGGAATAATTGATCCAGTCCACAGTCACAGAGTGCCAGTCCAGGTGGCATACCAAAGAGGTTACTTTGATGAGGAGATGAACCAGATTTTATCTGACCCAGATGACGACACCAAGGGATTCTTTGACCCCAACACCAAGGAGAACCTTACCTACCTGCAGCTGATTGAAAGGTGCATTACAGATCCTGTCACAG GTCTCAGTTTGCTATCATTGGCTAAGTAA